The sequence CAAAAATCATGATGACAAAAACATATCAGTAAAGACAATAGTGTAATATCAAGTAGTTGTAATTGGATTTTGTAATATTATATGTTTCCTGTCAAAATGCTTATAATAGTTTCTAAAAGATTTCAATTGCTATCAATGGTTTCAATTgttgaattaattttttcttgtcGAATTAATTCAATTGTTAAACTTAAAATAGATGTTAAACTCATATATAAGATATGAACCATGTTTTGATGAAGTTTCAATTGTGAGTTTGTGCTAGTTTATCTGTATAGGAAACATCTTGATGGCAAGAACAAACTACCAGTAACTATATGTAAGAAAGTAATGTACAAATATAAGGTTCATACTGCATATGATACCAAAGAAGCAAcagtaaaaaatgatgaaaccaaaaaggctTCCAccgaaaaatgatgaaacctactTTGGTTCCAGCAAATTATAAAAGCCTGCAAATCTGAGAAACTTAATGTAAAATGAAACAAACATGAAACACATGTAGCAAATGAACATGTTTAACTATAAACAAATGTAGACAAGAGAATAAATGTAAAATAACAGTCAAAGTAAATATGAAAAGAGATTAAAACATATTATAGTCTAAACAAAGATTAAAGCCAAAAGTCGACGAATTGTAGTCGAAATGACTTCACATCTGCTGCGCAGTGCATGTCCTCCGATTCCTTGTTGTAGAAATTAACTTCAAACTGTGTGAGTGTATTTGTCGCCAGCTCAACAAGGTTGTGTAATTCTTTGGGTATACACCTCCAAACACTATATCACCTTTATCCTCGTCCTTGACATCTCGATTTAACTAAAAATGACAGAACATCTTCACATACTAAACCTTCAGCAACCATGTTGTGCCTACACAATCAAGAGAATCTTGTTAGGAACAAAGCCAATTTTAGCCTCAAGAACTGAAAATTTTCTCCTTTTCGAAATCGAAAAGGGGTAAAACAGGCCACAACCAACAATAACTTCATCTCACTAAATTTGAGCTCACTTTAAATTTAAACAACAACATACTTGAAACATGTATCAATTCATCTCAGTAAAGCTCAATAACTAAACATAAGAAAACCTtataaagaagaaaatcaaaacctgccaataattataataatttagaCAAATAAAATACCAAAACAAATGAGATCGGCTCAataactcaattaatcaatcccaTTCAAGAATTAAATTTCTCGATAATTAACCAAAATTAGAGCAGAAACCCCTtgataacaaaaataaatttaCAGATCCATAAAGTTAGTAGAAACTTAAACGATTAACGTATAATCAATTTCATAATTTGATTTACCGCGGGTTTAGAATTGATTTTTTTCATGGAATTTGTAGCAACAGAGAGTGGAGATATTGAGAGTGAGTGATCGCTGAGGAGAAGCTTATCTGATTTGAAACCCTAAGTTCTGAATAACAACTAAAATGAAGAATAGAAGAAGGAGATGTAACTGGTGGTGGtcgggaagaagagaggaagacgTCGTTGGTGGAAGATTTGGATACGGTCATGGTTTTAGTGGTGGTGCGGGAGTAGGAAGAGGAGGTGCCGGTGGTGGTGGTGTGTGAGAGAGATATGGTAATTCCCATACGgagaagagaaaatgatataacaaTTCCAGGGTAGACTAGGTACTTTTCTAAAACATAATGGATGAAATTTGCCCATTTTAAAATATATGGAATTTTTATATCATTTTTGAGTGATACGGTGTTTTTATGAATTGTAATATAAGTGGATTTTTTGCATCTCAAGTTTGGTCACATTGGTTTTTTAGAACGAGGATAAAGGTGATATAGTGTTTGGAGGTGTAATAAGCAGCATTATTTTTTACTAGCGGTCATTGTGCATGTACAAGGAGGTAAAAATTTGCGTCCATCTCAGACAATGGAATGAGGTGGCCCATAAATTCCACGCTAGGAGTTTCATTTTTTAGGCAGGGCCTGTGCCATTATGGCAATTGAAAAATGATAGCTTTCAACACTGGCCGTTAGATCAAAGGATCTGATTCAGATTTTAGTTGAAATTTGGGAGATATTATTTCCTTTCGACAAAACCCACAGAAGGAAAAacaccaagaaaaaaaaatccatggcTCCCAAGGCGAAAGAGAAACCTAAAACCTCACCACAACAACCAACTGCGGTAATCGAAGATCTATTCACTACTCTAAATCGCCATGTCCAAAACTCAGAGTTTGAAAAAGCTGTAAAAGTTGCAGATCAAGGTTATCTTTTTTTCCCCAATTTGATGAAATTAAAATTAtatcgattttttttcttctaataactggaattttttgtttttctttagttCTAGCAATTGCTCCTGGTGATGAGGATGCTTTAAACTGCAAGATCGTAGGTCTGATTAAAGCTGATAATATAGATCTTGCTTTGTCAACTATACAGTCTTTTAAACATGTTTCGGCCGATTTGGGATTTTATAAGGTATGTATTTTGGTTTGCTGATTTTACTTTTGTTTCCGCTTTGAGATGTACAATTAGGTTATTGAGTTTGTCAATTCCTATCATGAATATCTTATTTGATTCACCCAAGTTTAGAATTTCTAAGATTACGAAAAGTAGGGGGTTCAGTTTGGTTCTGTTGTCACTCATATAATTGGAGAAACGTTGTGGTCCACATTGCAAGCTTCATGTGTCAAGTTTCCATTGGTTATACCATATCTGAAACACTCTTCCATGTGTTAAAAGGCGATAGGGAATGTATATAAGATGCACACACACATGTACATGGATGTTAATTATTAAAAGAATGGAGATTACTTTCTGCGAGAAATTTGTGCGGGTAGTTTATGATTGTTGAAAAACATTCTTATTCCGCTGTTTAAGTTAGCAAAACTCTTTTACATGGGTAAATGGCTGTCAACGGGAGTAACTATGTTGTTTCCATATTAATGAAAGAGGGAATATGAAATTTTAATTGTTACcatgtggagattagtttttgtTTAAACGTCCAAAGGGTGAATTATGGTGGTGACTGAATTGCGTACTGTGTATGTCACTGTTTTGCAATGATGATCCCCGATCCTAGCTGATCCCGACCGCATAACTAGGCGAGTCGTTGGCTTGAGCATATTGTTTTCAAATATGTGAATGGCTCCAGATATCATCTGAAAATCCGACAAATCAACACCTTAAAACTTAATGCAAGTCTGTTAGAAATGAAAACTAGTTAAACAAGCATATACAAACACCAAGGTTAACATCAGACTTCAACCAAGTACCAGTCAATAGAGTTGACACTAGATTTCGAAGTTCCGATCTTTAGAATCTCAGCCTAAACTAACTTCCAAACATCTAACTAAACTCCGAAGACTAAAGTTCAACTTTATCATCTCCTTCTCAGTGACACCTTGTCTCCATTAGCAGCATTACTCTTATTAGCTTCCAAAAGcattaaaaaaattgaacaagATGACATGGCCAGACCTAGTTACGTGGAACTCGGACAGACTTGGGACTGACCTGGCCGAGCTGAGTGGATGGCCAGCAATTTTCATGATATCATTTACTGCACATAAGTATTTAATCAATTATTAATCTTTTAGCCTTCAATTTTAAGCACTTGTAGTCTAATGTCACAAAAATCTCTTATATGTTGATACCATATCCAATGTAAGATCATGTACTGGCTTTGCTGTCGATTTAAAAATCTAAACCTACTTTAAGATTGAGTATGCGTTAGTACACAGAAAAGTTGGACTCAAATGAGCCAAAGTTTTTCGTTAgtgctttgtttttttttcgttACTCTCTgtgaccttttttttcttttctttctgtttttttaTCGGAAAGGAGTCCATAGTCTTCATCATAATTGCATACAGTGCGACTAATTCTCTAAAGCTTTATTTTGCATTGTGAGAAACATTTTGGGTATTATGCTGTGACAAACTATGAATGTCTATCTGATGTAATACCACACTTTCTTTCATGCAGGCATATTGTCTATACAGACAAAACAAGCTGGATGAAGCTATGGAATCCCTATCAAGTCTGGAGAGGACCTCCGCGACCATGCAATTAGAATCTCAGATTCTTTATCGTCTGGGGAAAATGGAGACTTGTATGGATCTCTATCAGAAGCTTCAAAATCTAAAGATAGACTCCTTAGAAATCAATATTGTGGCTGGTTTAGTATCTGCTGGAAGAGCTTCTGAAGTTCAAGGGACAATGAATGCGCTCAAAGTTAAACCCAATAGCAGCTTTGAACTGGCATATAATAATGCTTGTTCTTTGATCGAGAGGCAAAAATATGTGGAAGCGGAACAACAGTTGCTTTCAGCTAGAAGGTGCTTGTAGAAAACTATGAGGACTTTTTTATTGGCAAAGTTTGTGTGTTCTATACATTTCCCTTGTACTACTATATCACTTACATAagctttccattttattttcttaCATAACAAAGAACTCACTGGAATAAAAACCCTTATTTTGACAGAATCGGTCAAGAAACACTAATGGAGGACAATTGGGCTGATGATGAGATAGAGATGGAACTTGCTCCTATAGCCGTACAGTTGGCTTATGTTCGGCAGGTGAAGATATGATTGTATTGGATTGTTTTCTTTCCCCGAAATAGTATTTTATCCATTAATAATGcaaattaattttgttttcagcTGCTTGGACACCCACAAGAAGCCATTGAAACTTACGTGGATATCATTACTCGAAACCTAAGCGATGATTCATCACTTGTGGTGGCAATAAACAACCTTATTGCGCTGAAGGGTCCAAAGGATGCATCCGACGGCCTTAGAAAACTTGATAAGCTGATAGAGAAAGGTAATGCAGCACATGGGTTCCAGCTTGCTCGAGGGCTTGATTTGAAGCTATCCTCGAGACAGAAAGAGGCAATATACTCTAATCGTGTGCTTCTACTACTACACACATCAAGGGTAGATCAGGTGCGCTGCTACATTTTACCCCTCTCCTCTACTACTTCTGAGGTTATC comes from Papaver somniferum cultivar HN1 chromosome 7, ASM357369v1, whole genome shotgun sequence and encodes:
- the LOC113298919 gene encoding signal recognition particle subunit SRP72-like, translated to MAPKAKEKPKTSPQQPTAVIEDLFTTLNRHVQNSEFEKAVKVADQVLAIAPGDEDALNCKIVGLIKADNIDLALSTIQSFKHVSADLGFYKAYCLYRQNKLDEAMESLSSLERTSATMQLESQILYRLGKMETCMDLYQKLQNLKIDSLEINIVAGLVSAGRASEVQGTMNALKVKPNSSFELAYNNACSLIERQKYVEAEQQLLSARRIGQETLMEDNWADDEIEMELAPIAVQLAYVRQLLGHPQEAIETYVDIITRNLSDDSSLVVAINNLIALKGPKDASDGLRKLDKLIEKGNAAHGFQLARGLDLKLSSRQKEAIYSNRVLLLLHTSRVDQARELVTAFSEMSPGSVMPTLLQAAVFVKENKAVKAEEILGQFANKFPEKSKVALLARAQIAAAANHPKIAADSLSRIPDIQRMPATVATLVSLKERDGDIDGASAVLDSAITWWSNAMSDESKLDLVMQEAARFKLKHGREEEAARLYEDLFKSHKSVEALVGLVTTVARADVEKAETYEKKLKPLPGLKGVDVDSLEKTSGAKHVENNADLRIVEDEEAKGKAKSKKKRKRKRKPKYPKGFDPNNPGPPPDPERWLPKRERSSYRPKRKDKRAQIRGSQGSVSRDKQDTNTAASSSSSNSKSKPNQAAATKPAAEQSKPSSSRSSKKKSRR